In one Oscillospiraceae bacterium genomic region, the following are encoded:
- a CDS encoding DtxR family transcriptional regulator, whose amino-acid sequence MELHASGEDYLEAVLMLQKQKGAVRSVDLARHLGFSRASVSHAVNLLRSGGFLTVEGGGLLGLTQAGREIAENIYERHQFFTRHLMSAGIDPETAEQEACLMEHVVSEESFRRLKLHFEEQLPER is encoded by the coding sequence ATGGAGCTTCATGCGTCGGGCGAGGACTACCTGGAGGCCGTCCTCATGCTTCAAAAACAAAAGGGGGCCGTGCGCTCCGTGGATCTGGCCCGGCACTTGGGCTTCTCCAGAGCCAGCGTCAGCCACGCCGTCAACCTGCTGCGCAGCGGCGGCTTCCTCACCGTGGAGGGGGGCGGCCTGCTGGGGCTGACGCAGGCCGGACGGGAAATCGCGGAGAACATCTACGAGCGCCACCAGTTCTTTACCCGCCACCTGATGTCCGCGGGGATCGACCCGGAGACGGCGGAGCAGGAGGCCTGCCTGATGGAGCACGTCGTCAGCGAGGAGAGCTTCCGGCGCCTCAAGCTGCATTTTGAGGAACAGCTGCCCGAACGGTAA
- a CDS encoding DNA-binding response regulator, with protein sequence MLIAVCDDQPGDRARLAGMLRAILEERRLAAELREYASGEALLAALDRDAFSICFLDIFMEGISGVAAARHIRRRKLPTAIVFTTTSPDYMADGFEVGAVHYLVKPFTREAVETALERCLYLAGEAERFVEVTVEREPRRVLLSALRYAEVRNNACTLFLTAEKLTAYLTLEELSRLLDDPRFLRCQRSFLVNLDFVAELRGNDFLLTDGARVPVSREGRAAMKARFEQYLFEKARRRR encoded by the coding sequence ATGCTGATCGCCGTGTGCGACGACCAGCCGGGGGACCGCGCCCGGCTGGCGGGGATGCTGCGGGCCATTCTGGAGGAGCGGCGCCTGGCGGCGGAGCTGCGGGAGTACGCCAGCGGCGAGGCGCTGCTGGCGGCGCTGGACCGGGACGCCTTTTCCATCTGCTTTCTGGACATCTTTATGGAGGGCATCAGCGGCGTGGCGGCCGCCCGGCACATCCGGCGGCGGAAGCTGCCCACCGCCATCGTGTTCACCACCACCAGCCCGGACTACATGGCGGACGGCTTCGAGGTGGGCGCGGTGCACTATCTGGTAAAACCCTTCACCCGCGAGGCGGTGGAAACCGCGCTGGAGCGCTGCCTCTACCTGGCGGGGGAGGCGGAGCGCTTCGTCGAGGTGACGGTGGAGCGGGAGCCGCGGCGGGTGCTGCTGTCCGCCCTGCGGTACGCGGAGGTGCGCAACAACGCCTGCACCCTCTTCCTCACAGCGGAGAAGCTGACGGCCTATCTGACCCTGGAGGAGCTCTCCCGCCTGCTGGACGACCCGCGCTTCCTGCGCTGCCAGCGCAGCTTCCTGGTGAACCTGGACTTTGTGGCCGAGCTGCGGGGGAACGACTTCCTGCTGACGGACGGGGCGCGGGTGCCGGTGAGCCGGGAGGGCCGGGCCGCCATGAAGGCCCGGTTTGAACAGTACCTGTTTGAGAAAGCCCGAAGGAGGCGGTAA
- the dfrA gene encoding dihydroflavonol 4-reductase, translated as MRRIYIVTGGAGHLGSTIVRKLSATGARVRALLLPGESAAPLAGCPSVEIVRGDVCDPAALEPLFARARGERLVVIHTAALVSIGRKLTPRLRAVNVGGVEHIVALCLSHPHTRLIHVGSVHALPEQPGRGQIGECEQFRAAWVKGGYAKTKAEAVQKVLDAARLRGLDATVLLPSGILGPEDYGHNNLNRTIRSCVTGRLHTLVKGGYDLVDVRDVADACIAAVDKGRPGECYILSGRHYDWQELAPILEAGTGARVRRYLSPAALRPVAPLLELWARLRRREPLFTGYALYCMCANDNFSSRKARTELGFRTRPIEQTLNDTSAWELARSPQPG; from the coding sequence ATGAGGCGGATTTACATCGTCACCGGCGGCGCGGGCCACCTTGGAAGCACCATTGTGCGCAAGCTCTCCGCCACGGGGGCCAGGGTGCGGGCGCTGCTGCTGCCCGGCGAGTCCGCGGCCCCCCTTGCCGGGTGCCCCTCGGTGGAGATCGTCCGGGGCGACGTGTGCGACCCCGCGGCGCTGGAGCCCCTCTTCGCCCGGGCGCGGGGGGAGCGCCTAGTGGTGATCCACACCGCCGCCCTCGTCTCCATCGGGCGCAAGCTCACCCCCCGCCTGCGGGCCGTGAACGTGGGCGGCGTGGAGCACATCGTGGCGCTGTGCCTGTCCCACCCCCATACCCGGCTGATCCACGTGGGCTCGGTCCACGCCCTGCCGGAGCAGCCGGGCAGGGGCCAGATCGGGGAGTGCGAGCAGTTCCGCGCCGCCTGGGTCAAGGGCGGCTATGCCAAGACGAAGGCGGAGGCGGTCCAGAAGGTGCTGGACGCGGCCCGCCTGCGGGGGCTGGACGCCACCGTGCTGCTGCCCTCGGGCATCCTGGGGCCGGAGGACTACGGGCACAACAACCTCAACCGCACCATCCGCAGCTGCGTCACGGGCAGGCTGCACACCCTGGTCAAGGGCGGCTACGATCTGGTGGACGTGCGCGACGTGGCCGACGCCTGCATCGCCGCGGTGGACAAGGGCAGGCCGGGCGAGTGCTACATCCTCTCGGGCCGCCACTACGACTGGCAGGAGCTGGCCCCCATCCTGGAGGCGGGCACCGGCGCGCGGGTGCGCCGCTACCTCTCCCCCGCCGCCCTCAGGCCGGTGGCCCCGCTGCTGGAGCTGTGGGCCAGGCTGCGGCGGCGGGAGCCCCTTTTCACCGGGTACGCCCTCTACTGCATGTGCGCCAACGACAATTTCTCCAGCCGCAAGGCCCGCACGGAGCTGGGCTTCCGCACCCGGCCCATCGAGCAGACTCTGAACGACACCTCCGCCTGGGAGCTGGCCCGCAGCCCGCAGCCCGGTTAG
- a CDS encoding TetR family transcriptional regulator — protein sequence MKSSKDDQRTRMTRRLLQSALVGLMGEKPLKDITVKELCRRAEVNRSTFYFHYYDIYDLMEDMEGQVSAELAAVLREMPFGPREGVFSTYYTAIFTLLARHADLCAVLLGENGDKAFVAKLFALGSEKCVTEWMKLYPGAGRGRIEKYYVFVSSGCVGLLQHWFDGGCRETPEEVAGQVERLVGASIVTLLE from the coding sequence ATGAAGAGCAGCAAGGACGATCAGCGCACCCGTATGACCCGGCGGCTCCTCCAGAGCGCCCTGGTGGGGCTGATGGGGGAGAAGCCCTTAAAGGACATTACGGTGAAGGAGCTCTGCCGCCGGGCGGAGGTGAACCGGAGCACCTTCTATTTTCACTACTACGACATCTACGATCTGATGGAGGATATGGAGGGGCAGGTCAGCGCCGAGCTGGCCGCCGTGCTGCGGGAGATGCCCTTCGGGCCCCGGGAGGGCGTGTTCTCCACCTACTACACCGCCATTTTCACCCTCCTGGCACGGCACGCGGACCTGTGCGCCGTCCTGCTGGGGGAAAACGGGGATAAGGCGTTTGTGGCCAAGCTCTTTGCCCTGGGGAGCGAGAAATGCGTGACGGAGTGGATGAAGCTCTACCCCGGCGCGGGGCGCGGGCGGATTGAGAAATACTACGTGTTCGTCTCCTCCGGCTGCGTGGGGCTGCTCCAGCATTGGTTCGACGGCGGCTGCCGGGAGACGCCCGAAGAGGTGGCCGGGCAGGTGGAGCGGCTGGTGGGGGCCAGCATCGTCACGCTGCTGGAGTGA
- a CDS encoding GGDEF domain-containing protein, translating into MSGAAKVRRNGLVLAAGLALIGAVVVLLCLSYVRNMSGTVRADTERYLAEIGSHVAAMVDSRVADRLEDLQITADAYAEFDDPEQGMAYLKRVSDAYGFLSITAVSADGTARTTDGRSGYAGQDPALERAMAGEGCMTTTDSGGAQVRHLIYLVPVRREGRPAGALAATCSHGTIRAFLQEEIFSGRGYSGIVDARGDFIIHSDSSAARTDAENFFTLVEAAGGAAGLEEMRENMAAGRGGLVYYTLEDGVEKAVCYTPLEYSGWTLLCVVPTSVTEERTQPLVERTLLLTAVIVGLFLFLFLLIFTLYRHSQRQLERLAYVDGVTGGLSRAKFELEAGRLLAASPPGTYALVSVDIQKFKLINDAFGSADGNRALKHVHDTMVLCLRRQELAARLSADTFNLLLFNTSREEIAARLERIAERVNAYNDGLEKKYYMPLSAGVYLVNDPALDFITIQDRANVARKKNRRLGAARLSACTFYSDVERRRLLREKEIDNRMAAALAGGEFIVYLQPKVSLESGRVTGAEALVRWQDPEQGLVPPDEFIPVLEQNGFITRLDLYVFEQVCALLRRWIGEGRAPIPVSVNLSRVHLDNPGFLADYQAVLEKYAVPPALIEMELTETLVLEDVERVVQVIGQIHALGCRCALDDFGSGYSSLNALREIPADVLKLDKAFFDESAADRRSERVVESVIELARKLDMETVSEGVEKPEQVEFLRRARCDMVQGYVFSRPVPVEQFEALAFHGPISCVL; encoded by the coding sequence ATGAGCGGCGCGGCGAAAGTAAGGAGAAACGGGCTTGTGCTGGCGGCCGGGCTGGCGCTGATCGGCGCCGTGGTCGTGCTGCTGTGCCTCAGCTATGTGCGCAATATGAGCGGGACCGTCCGGGCGGACACCGAGCGCTACCTCGCCGAGATCGGCAGCCACGTGGCCGCCATGGTGGACAGCCGGGTGGCGGACAGGCTGGAGGACCTCCAGATTACGGCGGACGCCTACGCGGAGTTTGACGACCCGGAGCAGGGCATGGCCTACCTCAAGCGGGTGTCAGACGCCTACGGCTTTTTGAGCATCACGGCCGTCTCGGCCGACGGGACGGCCAGGACGACCGACGGGCGCAGCGGGTACGCCGGGCAGGACCCGGCGCTGGAGCGGGCCATGGCCGGGGAGGGCTGCATGACCACCACCGACTCCGGCGGGGCGCAGGTGCGGCACCTGATTTATCTGGTGCCCGTGCGCCGGGAGGGCCGCCCCGCGGGGGCCCTGGCGGCCACCTGCTCCCACGGGACCATCCGGGCTTTCCTCCAGGAGGAAATTTTTTCGGGCCGGGGGTACTCCGGCATCGTGGACGCCCGGGGGGATTTTATCATCCACAGCGACAGTTCCGCCGCCCGGACCGACGCGGAGAACTTTTTCACCCTGGTGGAGGCGGCCGGCGGGGCCGCCGGCCTGGAGGAGATGCGGGAGAACATGGCCGCCGGCCGGGGCGGCCTGGTCTACTATACCCTGGAGGACGGGGTGGAGAAGGCGGTGTGCTACACCCCGCTGGAGTACTCCGGCTGGACCCTGCTCTGCGTGGTGCCCACCAGTGTGACGGAGGAGCGCACCCAGCCCCTGGTGGAGCGCACCCTGCTGCTCACCGCCGTCATCGTGGGCCTGTTCCTCTTTTTATTCCTGCTGATCTTCACGCTCTACCGCCACAGCCAGCGGCAGCTGGAGCGGCTGGCCTACGTGGACGGCGTCACCGGCGGGCTGAGCCGGGCCAAATTTGAGCTGGAGGCGGGGCGGCTGCTGGCCGCGTCCCCGCCGGGCACCTACGCGCTGGTGTCGGTGGACATACAAAAATTTAAGCTCATCAACGACGCCTTCGGCAGCGCAGACGGCAACCGGGCCCTCAAGCACGTGCACGACACCATGGTGCTCTGCCTGCGGCGGCAGGAGCTGGCCGCCCGCCTGTCGGCGGACACCTTTAACCTGCTGCTGTTCAACACCTCCCGGGAGGAGATCGCCGCGCGGCTGGAGCGGATCGCCGAGCGGGTCAACGCCTATAACGACGGCCTGGAGAAAAAATACTACATGCCCCTGAGCGCGGGGGTATACCTGGTGAACGACCCGGCGCTGGACTTCATCACCATCCAGGACCGGGCCAACGTGGCGCGGAAGAAGAACCGCCGCCTGGGGGCCGCCCGCCTGTCAGCCTGCACCTTCTACTCCGACGTGGAGCGCCGCCGCCTGCTGCGGGAGAAGGAGATCGACAACCGCATGGCCGCGGCCCTGGCGGGGGGCGAGTTCATCGTGTACCTGCAGCCCAAGGTGTCCCTGGAGAGCGGGCGGGTCACCGGGGCGGAGGCCCTGGTGCGCTGGCAGGACCCGGAGCAGGGCCTCGTCCCGCCCGACGAGTTCATCCCCGTGCTGGAGCAGAACGGCTTCATCACCCGGCTGGATCTGTACGTATTCGAGCAGGTGTGCGCCCTGCTGCGCCGCTGGATTGGCGAGGGGCGCGCGCCCATCCCCGTCTCGGTGAACCTGTCCCGGGTGCACCTGGACAACCCCGGCTTCCTGGCCGACTACCAGGCAGTGCTGGAGAAGTACGCGGTGCCCCCCGCCCTCATTGAAATGGAGCTGACCGAGACCCTGGTGCTGGAGGACGTGGAGCGGGTGGTCCAGGTCATCGGGCAGATCCACGCCCTGGGCTGCCGCTGCGCCCTGGACGACTTCGGCTCGGGCTACTCCTCCCTCAACGCCCTGCGGGAGATCCCCGCCGACGTGCTCAAGCTGGATAAGGCCTTCTTCGACGAGAGCGCGGCCGACCGGCGCAGCGAGCGGGTGGTGGAGAGCGTCATCGAGCTGGCCCGCAAGCTGGACATGGAGACCGTCTCCGAGGGGGTGGAGAAGCCGGAGCAGGTGGAGTTCCTGCGCCGGGCCCGGTGCGATATGGTGCAGGGCTACGTCTTTTCCCGCCCCGTCCCGGTGGAACAGTTCGAGGCGCTGGCCTTCCACGGGCCCATCTCCTGTGTGCTGTAA
- a CDS encoding DNA-binding response regulator produces MKPYHVLLVEDEPEFLTFNARHLEAEGYRVTAAATLQEAGWAVRSDPPDLVVLDILMPDGSGLDFCRDLRADTGVPVIFLTSLGEQEQIVAGLRAGGDDYLTKPYHTGELVARVEAQLRRAALLRQAGDAPEIRGLTLDLIRQRARWEGRDMNLRPKEFQLLALLARSRNRWRSAAELYTAVWGMAACDTRTVAMHLSFLRLKLRAGTGNALEVEHARGRGYRLVSTVPDGCQEAGPGPKHKIL; encoded by the coding sequence ATGAAGCCCTACCACGTCCTGTTGGTGGAGGACGAGCCGGAGTTCCTCACCTTCAACGCCCGGCACCTGGAGGCCGAGGGCTACCGGGTGACGGCCGCCGCCACGCTCCAGGAGGCGGGTTGGGCCGTCCGGTCAGACCCGCCCGATCTGGTGGTGCTGGACATTTTGATGCCCGACGGCTCCGGGCTGGACTTCTGCCGGGACCTGCGGGCGGACACGGGCGTGCCCGTCATTTTCCTCACCAGCCTCGGGGAGCAGGAGCAGATCGTGGCGGGCCTGCGCGCCGGGGGGGACGACTACCTGACCAAGCCCTACCACACCGGGGAGCTGGTGGCCCGCGTGGAGGCCCAGCTGCGCCGCGCGGCCCTGCTGCGGCAGGCCGGGGACGCGCCGGAGATCCGGGGCCTGACGCTGGACCTGATCCGCCAGCGGGCCCGCTGGGAGGGCAGGGATATGAATCTGCGGCCCAAGGAGTTCCAGCTCCTGGCCCTGCTGGCCCGCAGCCGCAACCGCTGGCGCTCCGCCGCCGAGCTGTACACGGCGGTGTGGGGCATGGCGGCCTGCGACACCCGCACCGTGGCCATGCACCTGTCCTTTCTGCGGCTGAAGCTCCGGGCCGGGACGGGAAACGCGCTGGAGGTGGAGCACGCCCGGGGCCGGGGCTACCGGCTGGTCAGCACAGTCCCGGACGGCTGTCAAGAGGCCGGGCCGGGCCCGAAACATAAAATTTTGTAG
- a CDS encoding diguanylate kinase translates to MEVHNRLGRQARRLCALAAAVLWTFALLPAGAAEEHRVLRVGFPIQEGFSMVDGQGNFSGYTYDYLQEIAQYTGWEYEFVTLEGDINDTIGEMLVMLRDGELDLMGAMSYSDSLAEIYEYPGSSYGVVSSCLVVPEGSTSVTENNFYRMQGLRIGVLERAAGRNAELEAFCRGNDMQPVLVECDTQEQQLELLESGAVDAITWQDVNYMQGLRVVAKYAPKPFYLATTKGNGAIMAQLNNAIMKINEGDPYFSTTLYQKYFGSGKEAFFLSDEEQAYVARASSIRVAYVTDKAPVQFQDREGAFRGVSREIFDYISDQTGLSFTYIPVSDQQELIDLLQAGQVDLLAGIPTDQETGELYGVSFTRPYLESQMALAVRSGVDAGSLEGCRIVLPLGVSYEGADTEDMAWLNSVEDCIRAVNSGEADYTYGNGYTMQYYANQPGYRNLTVIPGSGLTQRVAVGIARPVDVTLLTLLNKAVRSLPEEELQAIIYRNAVYTPELGLVSYIQANPALGLTLIAVPAAVIIALLLLFLHSRGKLSRRLATENERYLQLCELSGEYIWEYDFQADRLTLSEQCAQVFGGRAAVREHYLAAPEGGGDGFYRRLIRDGGGSTELPIAMPDGGTRWFRSVSKITLDAQGKPAYAVGKLVDIQAEKEELQRLEERAQRDSLTGVYNAAASRQLVKRRLEEGEGGALLLLDIDHFKQVNDEHGHYTGDQVLIAVAEALAGRFRREDVVGRPGGDEFLVYMAGVTEARVVEDKCAQLLSDCAELRGGKVSGLSVTLSIGAAMADTCREYEALYRRADEALYRVKHRGRDGYEFYQEVRA, encoded by the coding sequence GTGGAAGTACACAACAGGTTGGGACGGCAGGCCCGGCGCCTTTGCGCGCTGGCGGCCGCCGTCCTTTGGACGTTCGCCCTGCTCCCGGCCGGGGCGGCGGAGGAGCACCGGGTCCTGCGGGTGGGCTTTCCCATCCAGGAGGGCTTCAGCATGGTGGACGGGCAGGGCAATTTCAGCGGCTATACCTACGACTATTTGCAGGAGATCGCCCAATACACCGGCTGGGAGTACGAGTTCGTCACCCTGGAGGGGGACATCAACGACACCATAGGGGAGATGCTGGTCATGCTCCGGGACGGGGAGCTGGATCTGATGGGTGCCATGAGCTACAGCGACAGCCTGGCCGAGATCTACGAGTACCCGGGCTCCAGCTACGGCGTGGTCAGCTCCTGCCTGGTGGTGCCGGAGGGCAGCACCAGCGTGACCGAGAATAATTTTTACCGGATGCAGGGGCTGCGCATCGGCGTGCTGGAGCGGGCGGCCGGGCGTAACGCCGAGCTGGAGGCGTTCTGCCGGGGCAACGATATGCAGCCCGTGCTGGTGGAGTGCGACACGCAGGAGCAGCAGCTGGAGCTGCTGGAGTCCGGCGCGGTGGACGCCATCACCTGGCAGGACGTGAACTACATGCAGGGGCTGCGCGTGGTGGCGAAGTACGCGCCCAAGCCCTTCTACCTGGCCACCACCAAGGGCAACGGCGCCATTATGGCCCAGCTCAACAACGCCATTATGAAGATCAACGAGGGCGACCCCTATTTTTCCACCACCCTGTACCAGAAGTACTTCGGAAGCGGCAAGGAGGCATTCTTCCTCTCGGACGAGGAGCAGGCCTACGTGGCGCGCGCCTCCTCCATCCGGGTGGCCTACGTCACGGACAAGGCCCCCGTCCAGTTCCAGGACAGGGAGGGGGCGTTCCGGGGCGTGTCCAGGGAGATCTTTGACTATATCTCCGACCAGACGGGGCTGAGCTTTACCTATATCCCCGTCAGCGACCAGCAGGAGCTGATCGATTTGCTCCAGGCGGGGCAGGTGGATCTGCTGGCGGGCATCCCCACGGATCAGGAGACGGGGGAGCTTTACGGCGTGTCCTTCACCCGGCCCTATCTGGAGAGCCAGATGGCCCTGGCCGTGCGCAGCGGGGTGGACGCAGGCTCCCTGGAGGGGTGCCGGATCGTGCTCCCCCTGGGCGTGAGCTACGAGGGGGCGGACACGGAGGACATGGCGTGGCTGAACTCGGTGGAGGACTGCATCCGGGCGGTCAACAGCGGCGAGGCCGACTACACCTACGGCAACGGCTACACCATGCAGTACTACGCCAACCAGCCCGGCTACCGGAACCTCACGGTGATCCCGGGCTCGGGGCTGACCCAGCGGGTGGCCGTCGGGATCGCCCGCCCGGTGGACGTGACCCTGCTCACCCTGCTGAACAAGGCCGTGCGCAGCCTGCCCGAGGAGGAGCTCCAGGCGATTATCTACCGCAACGCGGTCTATACGCCGGAGCTGGGGCTGGTGAGCTACATCCAGGCCAACCCCGCCCTGGGGCTGACCCTCATCGCAGTGCCCGCGGCGGTTATTATCGCGCTGCTGCTGCTGTTCCTGCACAGCCGGGGGAAGCTGAGCCGACGCCTGGCCACCGAGAACGAGCGCTACCTCCAGCTCTGCGAGCTGTCCGGCGAGTACATCTGGGAGTATGACTTCCAGGCCGACCGGCTGACCCTCAGCGAGCAGTGCGCCCAGGTGTTCGGGGGGCGCGCCGCCGTGCGGGAGCACTACCTCGCCGCACCCGAGGGCGGCGGGGACGGCTTCTACCGGCGTCTCATCAGGGACGGCGGCGGCAGTACGGAGCTGCCCATCGCCATGCCGGACGGCGGCACGCGCTGGTTCCGCTCGGTGAGCAAAATCACCCTGGACGCCCAGGGGAAGCCCGCCTACGCCGTGGGCAAGCTGGTGGACATCCAGGCCGAGAAGGAGGAGCTGCAGCGGCTGGAGGAGCGGGCCCAGCGGGACAGCCTGACCGGCGTGTACAACGCCGCCGCCTCCCGCCAGCTGGTGAAGCGCCGGCTGGAGGAGGGGGAGGGCGGCGCGCTGCTGCTGCTGGACATCGACCACTTCAAGCAGGTCAACGACGAGCACGGCCACTACACCGGGGATCAGGTGCTCATCGCGGTGGCGGAGGCCCTGGCCGGCCGCTTCCGGCGGGAGGACGTGGTGGGCCGCCCCGGCGGGGACGAGTTTCTCGTTTACATGGCGGGGGTCACCGAAGCGCGCGTCGTGGAGGACAAATGCGCCCAGCTGCTGAGCGACTGCGCCGAGCTGCGGGGCGGCAAGGTGTCCGGCCTGTCGGTGACGCTGAGCATCGGCGCGGCCATGGCGGATACCTGCCGGGAGTACGAGGCGCTCTACCGCCGGGCGGACGAGGCCCTCTACCGGGTGAAGCACCGCGGGCGCGACGGATACGAGTTCTATCAAGAGGTTCGGGCATGA
- the eutH_1 gene encoding ethanolamine utilization protein EutH, whose amino-acid sequence MNVFIAIMLLFAAAGLADKLCGGKLGLNAGFERGLSSMGGLAMSMVGIYCAGITVVGAHAEGLAALSERLPFDPSLIVGCLLATDMGGYSIAGQMAATREIGLFSGLIAASTLGTTISFALPIAMSSIQPDDTAPMMKGFLLGIVTIPASLVSGGLLVGMPVGDLLVNSAPILVICAVLCLALLKATQATTRALLVLGQVIRTAGCLLFAAVVAGLFVPAWQFVDTALVSEAFLVVVKITAVVCGALVFSQIVMARCKKPISALARLMKVNDFAVVGLLLSVFTSLSMLPLFASMDRRGKVMNAAFTVSGAFALGGQLAFVASVEPAAMVWCYILSKLCGGACAVLAAVFTTPADLEKEDAVLTEAPRAC is encoded by the coding sequence ATGAACGTCTTTATCGCGATTATGCTCCTCTTCGCGGCGGCGGGCCTGGCGGACAAGCTCTGCGGGGGCAAGCTGGGCCTCAACGCGGGCTTTGAGCGGGGACTGTCCTCCATGGGGGGACTGGCCATGTCCATGGTGGGCATCTACTGCGCGGGCATCACCGTGGTGGGGGCCCACGCGGAGGGGCTGGCGGCCCTGTCGGAGCGGCTGCCCTTCGACCCCTCCCTCATCGTGGGCTGCCTGCTGGCCACCGACATGGGCGGCTACTCCATCGCCGGGCAGATGGCGGCCACCCGGGAGATCGGCCTCTTCTCGGGCCTGATCGCCGCCTCCACCCTGGGCACCACCATCTCCTTCGCCCTGCCCATCGCCATGTCCTCCATCCAGCCGGACGACACCGCCCCCATGATGAAGGGCTTCCTGCTGGGCATCGTCACCATCCCCGCCTCCCTGGTCTCCGGGGGGCTGCTGGTGGGGATGCCGGTGGGGGATCTGCTGGTCAACAGCGCGCCCATCCTGGTCATCTGCGCCGTGCTGTGCCTGGCGCTTTTAAAGGCCACCCAGGCCACCACCAGGGCGCTGCTGGTGCTGGGGCAGGTGATCCGCACCGCCGGGTGCCTGCTCTTCGCAGCCGTGGTGGCGGGGCTCTTCGTGCCGGCGTGGCAGTTTGTGGACACGGCCCTGGTCAGCGAGGCTTTCCTGGTGGTGGTCAAAATCACCGCCGTGGTCTGCGGGGCCCTGGTCTTTTCCCAGATCGTCATGGCCCGCTGCAAAAAGCCCATCAGCGCCCTGGCGAGGCTGATGAAGGTCAACGACTTCGCCGTGGTGGGGCTGCTGCTCAGCGTGTTCACCAGCCTGTCCATGCTCCCCCTCTTCGCCAGCATGGACAGGCGGGGCAAGGTGATGAACGCCGCCTTCACGGTGAGCGGGGCCTTCGCCCTGGGGGGCCAGCTGGCCTTCGTGGCCAGCGTGGAGCCCGCCGCCATGGTGTGGTGCTATATCCTCTCCAAGCTGTGCGGCGGCGCCTGCGCCGTGCTGGCCGCCGTTTTTACCACCCCGGCGGACCTGGAA